A stretch of DNA from Pigmentiphaga litoralis:
GGGCTGACCGGTTCGCGTGCTTCGCCGGTGCGACCTTCACCACCACCGTGGGGATGATCGACAGGGTTCATTGCAACGCCACGAACGGTAGGACGAATACCACGCCAACGCGTTGCACCGGCTTTGCCGATCTGGCGCAGGCCATGCTCTTCGTTGGAAACTTCGCCGATGGTAGCGCGGCACTCGATGTGCACCTTCCGGACTTCGCCGGAGCGCAGGCGAACCTGAGCGTAGGTACCTTCACGAGCCAGCAGCACTGCCGAAGCACCGGCCGAACGCACCATCTGTGCGCCCTTGCCAGGCAGCATCTCGACGCAGTGAATCGTCGAACCGACTGGAATATTGCGGATAGGCAGGGTGTTGCCGGCGCGGATAGGCGCTTCGACACCCGACAACAGCGTTGCACCGACTTCCAGACCGCGTGGCGCAATGATGTAGCGACGCTCGCCGTCGGCGTAGCAGATCAGAGCGATGTGCGCCGTGCGGTTAGGATCGTATTCAATACGCTCGACCTTGGCCGGAATCCCGTCCTTGGTCCGCTTGAAGTCGATGAGACGATAGTGTTGCTTGTGACCACCGCCGCGATGACGCGTGGTGATGTGGCCGTTGTTGTTACGACCGGCGTTCTGGATCTGTTTTTCCAGAAGCGCGTCAAGCGGGCGGCCCTTGAACAGGTGGGGATGAACCACCTTGACCATGCCGCGACGGCCGGCGGAAGTCGGCTTTAGCTTAACGAGGGGCATTTACTTCACCTCCTGCGCAAAGTCGATTTCCTGACCTGGCTTCAACGACACGTACGCCTTTCTTTCGTTCCGGCGACGACCCATGAAACGGCCAAAGCGCTTGACTTTGCCCTTGGTATTGAGCACCTGCACGGACTCGACCTGCACCTTGAAGAGCAGTTCGACGGCAGCCTTGATTTCTGGCTTGGTGGCATCTTGGATGACACGGAAAGCCACTTGCTCGTTCTTGTCGGCAATGAACGTGCTCTTTTCGGAGACGATCGGGGCCAACAGGACTTGCATCAGACGTTCATTCTTGCTCATCCCAGCATCTCCTCGAGCTGAGCGATCGCTGGCTTGGTGATCAACACTTTGTTGTAGTGGATCAGCGACAGCGGATCGGCGTAACGGGACTCGACCACGGCGACGTGCGGCAGATTGCGCGTGGCCAGGTAGAGGTTTTCGTCAACCGTATCGGTAATGATCAGCACCGACGTCAGACCGAGCGTCTTGAGCTTGTCAGCGGCCAACTTGGTCTTGGGCGACTCGAGCACAAACGCATCGACGATGGCGATACGATCTTCGCGGGCCAACTGGGAGAGGATCGAGCGCATACCGGCGCGATACATCTTCTTGTTGACCTTCTGGCTGAAGTTTTCGTCAGGCGAGTTCGGGAAAATCC
This window harbors:
- the rplW gene encoding 50S ribosomal protein L23 gives rise to the protein MSKNERLMQVLLAPIVSEKSTFIADKNEQVAFRVIQDATKPEIKAAVELLFKVQVESVQVLNTKGKVKRFGRFMGRRRNERKAYVSLKPGQEIDFAQEVK
- the rplD gene encoding 50S ribosomal protein L4; its protein translation is MELKLLNDQGQSSATVNAPDTIFGREFNEALVHQVVVAYQANARSGNRAQKDREQVKHTTKKPWRQKGTGRARAGMSSSPLWRGGGRIFPNSPDENFSQKVNKKMYRAGMRSILSQLAREDRIAIVDAFVLESPKTKLAADKLKTLGLTSVLIITDTVDENLYLATRNLPHVAVVESRYADPLSLIHYNKVLITKPAIAQLEEMLG
- the rplB gene encoding 50S ribosomal protein L2, which produces MPLVKLKPTSAGRRGMVKVVHPHLFKGRPLDALLEKQIQNAGRNNNGHITTRHRGGGHKQHYRLIDFKRTKDGIPAKVERIEYDPNRTAHIALICYADGERRYIIAPRGLEVGATLLSGVEAPIRAGNTLPIRNIPVGSTIHCVEMLPGKGAQMVRSAGASAVLLAREGTYAQVRLRSGEVRKVHIECRATIGEVSNEEHGLRQIGKAGATRWRGIRPTVRGVAMNPVDHPHGGGEGRTGEAREPVSPWGTPSKGFKTRRNKRTSNMIVQRRKKK